The sequence GGACAAGGCTTGTTGGACACTGAATTGtagagattgagatatcttttGTCCTAatcctttgattatcagatgtgtCCGAGAAGAATTATTAACAGGAATCAGCCAGCggttactcctccgaatgagaaTCCACCTGTagttactcctccgaacgaACAGGGCAGTAATGTCACgaatcagatggatgccaccgCTACTGCTATGAAAACCTtattgaagaggttccaatcATTCCGACCACCGACTTTGAAGGGTACAGAGAATCtcgttgactgtgagagctggttggacgacattgatcaacTGTTCAATTCCCTTGACTATACTGAAGACCGCCAAACCCGGTTAGTCATCCATCAGTTACAGGGTATTGCTAAAAACTGGTGGATAACGACAAAGAGAGCCATTGAAAATCGAGGTACGACTATTACTTGGGACTtgttcaaaactgagttttacaaGATGTTTTTCCAAGTTTTGTACAGAAAGGATAAGGGAGACGAATTTGCTAATttgaaacaagggaacttgaatATTGAGGAATATGTGACTAAGTTTGATAGCTTGCTaagatttgcaccgcacattgccgacaacgaagaGGCAAAAGATGATCAGTTCATAAACGGTTTGAATTCTGATATATTTGTTCTGGTGAACATCGGGAGGACTGATAATTTTGCAGATGCTATGAATCAAGctaagggagctgaagcaggctTGATGAGACATAGAGGAAATCAATTTGTGCCTCAACAGTAGAGACCGCAGCAGAATCAGCCGTCTCAATATCAGAACCAACAGTCTCAATGTCAAAATCAGCCATCAAAATTTGAAggaggtagcagtagtggtaATAGAAGGGATTAATATCAACCGAAGGGGAAACACGTTAAGAAGCCTGAAAGTAGTTCATCGAGCTCCAGTGGCTTGAGGTAGTTTGGTTCAGGGAAGAGTTCTGGTTATTCAAGCTTATTGTGCACCAAGAGTGGAGGTCGTCATTCTAGTGACCAATGTAAGGGAACTTTTGGTAGTTTCCGGATTTGTAATTAGACTGGACATTTTTCCAGTATTTTGCCCTCAGAAGGGTACTGAGAGACCTCAGGTTGGTAGTTCCTTTCGACCTACAGTTCAGCCTGAAAGGCAAGCTTCTgtagttcactctttccagccgcAATAGCAGAATCTACATGGAGGTAACCATAGTATGAATCAGCCTCCAAGACAGCAGGCGAGAGTGTTTTCTCTTAGTGAGGaccaggctcaggcagcacccaATAATGTTATATCAGGTAATTGttcaatttttggttatcctgctcatgttttgatagatacataTGAATCTAGCTCATTTAtttatatctgaacaatttgtattgatgcatgctttgcctactgagccTTTcctgttgttgttgttgttacttcacctttgggtgggggaGTTGTTTATGTGAAATTGATTCGGAACTGTGAATTGCGATCAGAAGAGAATTTGATTGATTTGTATAGCATTCTActttgattatccgattttgactgcattgttggtatagatgctttgaccaagtacagggctacagttgattgttttcagaaagtggtaagatttagaccagaaatgtcagaggagtggaaattctttggtaagggttctcgatttagaatttctttgatatctgttttatctatgactcggttgttacagaaaggagccGAGAGATTCTTGATCTATGATATCGATGTCATGACGTCTAGCCCTGATTTGATCGATATACCAATGGCTAGAGAATTTGCTTATGTCTTTCCgaatgagattcctggattgccgcctattcgcgaagttgaattcagcattgaattGACATCAGGTACTCAACGGATTTCTAAAGCCCTTAACAAATGGCTCCTGTCaaactgaaagaattgaaagagcagttggaggatttgatttccaagggatacattagacctagtgtgtcgccttggggtgctccggttctGTTTGTACGGAAGAAAGAATAATCTATGCTACTCTACATTgattaccgtcaattgaatcaggcgaCAGTAAAGAACAGGTATCTGTTACCACGAATTGATGaactttttgatcaactgcagagTTCTTGCATTTATTCGAAAATAGATCTGAGGTCGGGTTATCATCAGCTAAGAGTTAGTGAAGAAGATGTACctaagactgctttcagaacaaggtatggtcatttcgagtttacgatcatgccgtttggtttgactaacgctccagaagtttttatgggtttgatgaaccgtatctttcagcgttatttagatgattttgtgattattttcattgatgatatccttatctattcgaagagtcgtactgaccatgcagaacaTTTGAGAACCGTTTTGAAAACTTTGCGTGCCGAACAATTGTATGCCAAACTTTCAAAATGTGAGTTCTagttggatcgagttgttttTCTCAGTCATGTTAGTTCTGGAAACGGGATttttttcgatcctaacaagatTGAAACAGTTATGAATTTGTCTATACCGACTTCTATACCTGAGATCCGAATTTTCATGGGTTTAGagggttattatcgccgatttatcaaatgattctcatctattgcgaaaccgattacccagctgactcagaagaattcACAGTTTGTGTGGACTGAAGAGTGTGAGGCCAgttttattgatttgaagaGGGGACTGAATAGTGCTCCAATATTATCTATTCCGTTAGGTACTGGTGGTTTTGcggtttattgtgatgcttctcattgAGGATTaggatgtagtagcccgtaaccaagtaAGGTGATTAAGGATTAATCAACGCAAATTAAACAATTTGAGTACTGGtcagaacggaagctccgttgtAGAGAACGGAATCTCCGatggagatcggaagctccggtgTGCAACGAAAGCTCCAGTAATATTACGTCAGTCATGAAGTGTGTTGCAACGGAAGCTTCGGTCCGAAACAAAAGTTCCGATTTTGTTTATCTGCAGTCAGCCAATGAGATTTTTCCACGTGGTGGATAAGcgagaacggaagctccgatgtcacATCGGAGGTTCCGTTTTggtcctataaatatagggccgATGCTTCTCATTTCAATACCAATTTCGCGAGTTCTCTCTCCTTATAAGCTTATATTAGTAGTTCTAGACTTCCTAGTCTTGGCCCGAGGGTCGACGAGGAGTTTGGGAGTCGCAgcaaagttgtgcccaagttctgggggcatcgacatcaaagggctgacgacggacacatgtatagcttttgcttcataaaaatatttaggagtatgcaatatcttagttaaggcttttggagtaatataaatatattagtatcatttggcagagTAGAgaggattataggcgtggacctagaacTGGTAGAGCTTTcctagtagttgaggtacgaaagtactgttcgagatatcctaattgagtatgcatgtattatgtgacttcatgatttatatgacatgattttatgctgaatacatttgcatattgagctatctcgtttgagatgtctattagtagggttttaccatatcctgttagtggatggactttcatcgatttgggttcggagtatccactggtatttttggTATGGAagtcacctcctgaagcgacgacacaacgtgctagataccagggcccggtttgtctttgttatctgatccttggccTATAGTTCTGTAGGCGGTTcgcttgcatgcatgtatactcatactctcgtgctgagcattttatgctcacgtcttgtactTTGTGTGTATGGACACCCTTTTCCATGGGGCATGTTTgagattggacgaggcgggtggttccaggaagGGATAGGCGACGGTTGTTTAGCCGGATGTTTGCCTAGGTTTTATATTCTCATGTATTTGGATAATAcagttttcgatatggttgtataatttattgggtatttgcagattcattttcttgggattgtataatgttatttgattccgcagtttattctgaatatctgtttaattaagtcaattgcatgcttaagttctgattagtaggtgatctgggtaagggtcacgaCATTTATGCTATCAAAGCATGTATAGTAATCtttggatttagattctgcataaggtaaccatgagattaattttgtagatggcggatcgtgatgatcagagtagccatggcagTATAGGTGGACGTTGGGGAGACGATGATCGTGATCATAGTCAGGAGCGCCATCATCGTCATCGTAATCATCATCGTTGTTTCACTATGCATCGATTTACGCAAATGGATCCTAAGCCCTTGGTCGAGGGCGAGACTCCAGAGGATGCAGAGAACTGGCTAGAGAGCATGCAGACTTGTTTTCAGAGATTCCATTCTACTGAGGATCATAAGATGAAGactcttggttatcttctggatggatgagcccgtaagtggtggaggTTCACTTCTGCACCATTAATTACGGCGAGAAGAGTTGCCACTTGGGCCAAGTTCCGCTatcttttcagaagctgtatatTCCTCCTGCACTTCTCCAGGTGAAGGTGAGTGAGTTACAGGGTTTGCGTCAGGGATATATGaccattgatgagtatcagcagaagttcttcgatcTGTTATCCTTTGGccctgagattgctgacagctctgagataAAGTacaatctgtttcttcagggtcTTAATCCAGAGATTCATGAGCGGGTGGCGGTTGGAGATGATATGACTTATGAAGGATTGGTGAACCGATGTCACCAAGCAGAGGATAGCGTTTGgcgtaacaggtctttctctcagtctaggacTGCGAGTTTCTTGGTTCCCCGTgctcaatctttcaagaagtctggatccaattcttcttcctctggcttcGGTGGCATTTTCTGTTTTGGGAAAAATAAGAAGTGCGATCATTGTGGGAAAAATCATCCGACAGACAAATGCCGCAAAGCTTCTGGAGCATGCTTTcgttgtggagaggttggtcatctccggaaGGATTTTCCATTAGCTGGGGGTGGTGGTTTTGGTTCatgatcgggttctcaggctatcgttcagcagaggtcgcaaggacagtctgctgggagttcccaCCTGAAGCCGTGGACTTCtagtcaggtgtttgccttgagacaCGATCacgcagtggaggagaatgagaaggtcatcgcaggtacatttctattATATGGtttacctgctcttgtactcattgacacgggtgcatctcattcctttatctctgcaCACTTTGTTAAGAAGCATAAGTTAcaatgcattgcactagacgtagtgatttttgtttctactccgacgaaCCAATCTGAAGtggccaagcgtctagtgatgggttgccctttagagtttgaggggAACATTCTGATAGCAAACCttatggttcttgcgatggaggATTTCAATTGTATTCAGGGGATTGATATACTGACTACATACCGagattcagtggactgctattagAGGTTGGTACGCTTTCAtcctgttgagggtgatagctggtttttctatggtgagggagcgcatcCTCTGATTCCGTTAGTATcaactttgagagcctgtcgagctatggagtctggcgggaaaggttacctcatctatgcagttgatttgtccgctgagagtgtGGGTATAGAGAGTATTCCAGTTGTGAATgagtttccagatgtatttccagatgagatttcgggttttcctcctatTAGGGAAGTCGTGTTTGGCAttgagttgatgtcgggtacttcacctatttctcgaacagcgtatcgtctggctccttCAGATATACGAGAACTGAAGgatcagttgcaggatctgttggacaaggggtacattcgtcttagtgtatctccttggggagctcctgttctcttcgtgaagaagaaggatgggtctatgcgattgtgcattgactatcggcagttgAATCAAGTTaccgtgaagaacaagtatcctttgcctcgtattgatgacatgttcgatcagctgcagggtactttgatttactccaagattgacttgcgatctgggtatcatcagatgaaaGTTCgagatcaggatgtagccaagactacGTTTTGCACtcgttatgggcattatgagtttttagtgatgcctttCGGTTTAACTAATGCGCCGGTTATATTTATGGAtatgatgaaccgtgtcttcataGAGTTCctggataagtttgtcgtggtatTCATTGACGACTGTTGcttgtttttcgctcgcaagcgcacggtgtcaagttataatataggaatttaAGTCTAAGTCGATCCCatggagaatgaataaatgatattatatcaaataagtgcaactaataaaatcctaatcctatgtagagctacgaaaatggtttgattttaataaaactaaaaatttgcaagaaataaaattaaataatcacgaGTTCAGGAGATGAAATTCAATAAGCAAtaaatgctagaggttcgacttcacttgactatccaccacaatttatttctattgattgttcaattataaaatcttctagtttattagtaaaaactccaattattttctactacttctctcgagtgtcaaacaaaaattcgtattcaatagcaaactcaatatctctttCTAAGTTAAACTATAAAATCCGGTAAATGGCAAAGGAATTCTTCTaacgacttctatggagttatatgcctctggaacaatataaacaccaaagatgtattttcctatgtcgtattcaaaattttctctctcgagtgatagattctaaataaattatcattcaaatttatggccagtaaattgatagcattaaaatcagaaaaaacacaaataaactttgggaagaattcaaatatataaataaaaatattcaaatcatagtttccagtcaagatccttctacctctagactaagaaattagttcataataaattcgAATATTAAACAAAACATGTTCTTCAAACATCCATAAAACTTGAAAAACAGAGTTCACAAAGAAATTAGAACAAAGTAGAATTGAGTTTCTCCGTTGTCGGATGCCGCCGTCTTTCGTCTTCGTACAGGGTTCTCGAGCTTTTCTTCTCCAAAAATTCCAAAGCCGACTCGTTCCCTGCAAATCTGTGTATGTCGGCGTCTTCCTcaatttttccttttatatatTGCTTCCAAGCCCATAAAGCCCAAGAATATTAAGTTTGAAGATTTTCCAAAATTCTAATTTGTTTCCAAAATTATGCAGATAACACAATCTCCAGTTTCACACATATGCGTGTAAAATAGCGCACATGCGCTTTTATTCGTTCTTCAATTCCTGGACAATCACGAAGATGCACGGAAATGCACGAAGATGGGCCGCAGATGCGCGACTTCAAGTATTCAAATCTCTGCCTCTTCCCGCAGACGCACAACCTTTACCGCATATGCGGGATGTTTTTCTCTTAATTCCCCGCTTTCTTCCGCGTCTGCATCATTTTTACCGCATATGCGGCTCTTTTCTTTTCCAAGAGTTCTGCCTTTTGCCGCTTCTGCACTTATTTCTCATGcatattgtaacgccccaaatttatattaaatgagATTATTCGAGATAATCAATGTTTTCAGAAGTCGAGGGccgttttgatatttatcagggactattttgcaatttttgaaaattagggactaaaatgcaaaaattagatttgttatattatttggtCTTGGAATTCATTTGACCAAGTCTCCTTAGCCTTCCTTCATCCCCACCATCATGTTTTCTCTCCATGGAAGCTTAGGAATGTTtatttcaagctttcagatttgagtttccggtcgatccatctgttggaatttaattctgaaggcagtttagcgatcacagcagcgagagattcattatatcgtaagtttttctccgatcagatacttTCTATtgttttggatgttgttagaatcgattgagttttgagtatgttgttcttgatcgAGTTTTGATTGTTTATTCttagtcggttttgaaatagagcattgttcggatttgttatgatttttggaagtttattcaaaaatttggagtttgagatttgatgagTTTGCAGCGTTtttgttgtcttagcattgaattgagttattTGAAATGTTGTAATGCTGTATGTATTTCCGGTtcgatcagtttatagccgttatgccgctggtttgatttttgtttgaaccgtttgaatttGTTGAACTGTGGCTATTGGGTTTGATCATCATTATTGATCCTTTATTTCCTCCGTACAGATTTttttggagttgtcgagcccagagttagcagtaaTCGATTGTCAAATAATTGGACAAAGAgcgcttatccagagttggagcaaCTCGAATTGAAAGGTAAAAAAAGTCATCGTATaagcgggatagaacactcaagataGCTTGTTCTTGAGTtgcccttaaatcacatacttgcatcaatacttgtacTAGAATGGGAAACTTgtatttttattgatttaattCTTGTTGTTGATTGATTTATGGTTAATTCATTTGttttctatatgcattcatattgagcctaaatctttgatttcagcgggcagagcAACccttttttgtttagacgttttggggactaTATTACGAGTAGCCtgggtgtagaagttcacctagtgtcagcatactctttATAGtagcaccaaagtctagaggattgtgatacgtagcaccacctcgatcgggagagtcggtgagtggttacgtgatctcatcctcgggatcccaaaatcagagcagcaattccttgattatcaaaGTTGATATCCTTGTTTTAAGGACATGAATTTCATTcgtattagcattgaatatgttgtctttatatcatgctattgatatattacttgttattacatgttatgttgcttttactgggaatatcattctcaccggattatccggttgttgctttgttttgtatgtgtacttggcatcaGGTGGGGCATTATCAAGTCAGAGGAGGCTTGGTTAGCTTTGGGATCAAGGGATAAAAGTGAGGCTTGGTTAGCTTTGGgatcaagggatagaagtgagacttggttTATGATGAATAGGAATAGAAAAGTGGACAGCACATATCGGATAAAAAAACTTTGTgtgaagtcgaatcagcatgtcaatctagtttatatttgaagcatgttagaattcgaacttgttatttttgtattcggattataatagctagaaccgatgcatgttctatccttttgagtatttgatcaactctagaactttaTGTATTATTTGGAGAGATCGaggttgtaatgcatgatttttgTTTGGATTGAATTGGAAGTAGTATTGCTTGATTTCGGTTCTGTAATTGCTGAAGTTTTTTTGGTGTAGCagagcacggaccccgtgctcCTTTTGTGAAGGGTATGTGTCTCCTCGCATTTTAGAATCTTGTTTTTTTTGTGCATGCACGGACACCGTGCCATTCATGTGTAAGGGTCCGTGTAGACTGGCAGAGAATTGGCTATTTTTGATGTTTTGCACGGACCCCCTTCCGGACTTGACCCGGGGTCCGTGTTCCCTTAAAATTGAaggcacggacccatgcacggatgtgtgcacggggtccgtttatttgtaatttttttaaaaaaataattctttCTTTTCGTGACGTGCTTTTGCGTCGCCAATTGTAGGATCTTGTGTCGCCAATTGTGCtggattattttattattgtttattccaagattagatgattagaaccgaggtctcacacatatGCGCCACTTTACTTTCTCAATCCCATTCAATTCTCTGCCAATTCACGCATAAGTGTGACTTTATCCCGCATATGCGGCTCTTCCTTGTAACTTTATCTCTGTTTTCATCTCTAAATTCACCTAATCAAGATCCTCATACATATCCTACATACACATAAACAACAACGaaaccacataaatctgctcgaaacaacacataattaaattaaaatcataaccaaattaactgcataaaatacacttatcaaattccccaaAACTAAatcttttgctagtcccgagcaaaacaaaacacaaaaccaaaaactTAACCTCAACATCAACCAAAAACTCAACCAATCAACCTCACAAAATAGTCATGAACAAATGACCTCAGCAGtagttcaaaaaatatttaaatccaCTTTCATCCAACCCATTCAACACTGAAAAATTAATCATTTAACTGGTTAatccgcataaactcacaattcCCACAACTCATATTTCAAAAAACCTTCATTCAAATTAAATTCATACAGCcttagatcatgaggactttttaaGTAATACAGGTTCAAAGATAAGTCAAGTATCAATCAAACACTCACAATCGGCTTAATGCAAAgaaaaatagtgtgtgcgtgttttgattaAAAACTCATAATCAAAGAAAGTGTCTCTCGACTGTCCATAGGATAAGTTCTTGCACCCTTTCTCCACTATTATATTAggcgactgtgactcggtcaatatgATTTAATCAGGTTGTAATGtcaggcctggctcatggctacaaacgatgGAAAACAGTTCAAAGTAGGGAGTAAGCTATGATCAAACAATGCAATGCACTCCTTTTTCATTCTCGAGCTAGATCAACTTCACTATACCACTGTTTGCATTCTCGTTTTTCATCTTTTtcgctatatatatatatatatatatacttcaaCACTACCATCATCTTTTTACTTTTCTCCATACCTCATTCCATCTTCTCAATTAACATTAGgagcataaaatattttcattcaAACTTACTCCCTTAAGGTCAAAAAAAGTGTTTAGGATGTTATTAGTTAGTAATTATTGTACCTTGAAACAATGTCGAATGGGGGTTATTCACACGTTTTCATGCATGCCATTCGTTTTTAAATttggctcaaacaaggtactaaggataattaaatcattgggtagcttgaaagacaCAGACGATATTTAGAAAAATtacctaaatcatccctaagtcATAGTATACCCGAATCTCGCCTCGAAGgttgtccgaactagttctagacaacaTCTCAATCCACATTCAAATCATACGAATTAAATCAGTGCAAGAATCAATAATCATCAAAAGTAAGCGATGATTTTTAAAACAGTTCAGAAAATGCACTTAATGTAATTATATTTGTGTAGGCTCAAAAGGGAAACTAGAGATATAATATGTTCAATGAAAGTTagacccaaaaatttcaaaaaacgcctcaatcatatctaagTCTGCATGTCTCAAACTCAAAATCAAGTGAACATCATAGAGTATATACgaaattattcattcatttAGCTTTTCCAGTTCAGAATTTGTCAAATAGGCAGATACTCATGTAATCCATAAAAGTCATTTTCATCATTGGTCATtcactgtagtgacccgcgccgtgatcacctactaatcagaacttaagcattgttgtttaagttttccgctgtttaattactgatttatttaattaagttaaatgcatgtttaAGTTCTGATGAATAagtgatcacggcgcgggtcactacattcatTCACTCCATTTCTTTTCATGACTTTGTAGTTACAAACAATCACAGAGCTTCAACTcgacaaacaaaacaaaacaaacttagaCTCCATACAAACTAAACTCAACTCAAATATActcatttttttgaaaaaaaaactaaatcacccccccaaacttaaactaaatcattgtccctaatgattaaaagcaataaacaaAACAAGGTACATGTACCTCTCGgtaccgagcatcaggactcggtaCCATCATCATCAGACTCGTCATTGTGCGACCATGATGGTGGCAGTGGATATGGCACATTGGTAGGGGGAAAGTTCTGAGCGAGTGCCGCATTGAAATCATGCACATACGCCATGTGCTCTCGCATTCTTTTCCATTTCTTATGCATTTGCCTTTCCAAAGCATCGTACCGTCCAAAATAGTAACTCCCTTGAGCAGCATGTGAAGGAAGTGCTTGAGACGGATGAATGAGTGGAAGAACAGGCTCGGACGGCTGTGGTGGGGGCTGTTCAATATCGGCTTGCTGTGTCTGCTTCTGCTTATCCCTTTTCAATGGCCCAACAAGCACAATAGGAGCACGAGTAGGATGAAGTTGCTCAGTAGCATCCCAATTTACTCCAGCATAACGGCAAAGATCCATAATCAATGAAACATGGACTAAACTgctaagaaaagattttttaCTAGCAGTgtaaatggatttttgaagcaCTTTACCCGCATTAACCGTCCTTCCTGTGACTAGGCAATACACCAAG comes from Henckelia pumila isolate YLH828 chromosome 4, ASM3356847v2, whole genome shotgun sequence and encodes:
- the LOC140861707 gene encoding uncharacterized protein, which encodes MCPRRIINRNQPAVTPPNENPPVVTPPNEQGSNVTNQMDATATAMKTLLKRFQSFRPPTLKGTENLVDCESWLDDIDQLFNSLDYTEDRQTRLVIHQLQGIAKNWWITTKRAIENRGTTITWDLFKTEFYKMFFQVLYRKDKGDEFANLKQGNLNIEEYVTKFDSLLRFAPHIADNEEAKDDQFINGLNSDIFVLVNIGRTDNFADAMNQAKGAEAGLMRHRGNQFVPQQ